The following is a genomic window from Pelomonas sp. SE-A7.
GCAGCTCAGGGTCGCGGCCAGCAAGACCCGGCTGGGTGTGCTGTATTTCGGCTCGACCAGCCCGGCCATGGACGAGGCCCTGCATGCGCTGTCCGGCGCCGACATCCATCTCGATGCGATGCGGCTGCGGGCCTTCCCCTTCCCGGCCTCGGTGCGCGAATTCATCGACGCCCATGAGCAGGTCTTCGTCGTCGAGCAGAACCGCGACGCGCAGATGCGCAGCCTGCTGGTCAACGAGCTGGACATAGCGCCAGCGAAGCTGACCAAGGTGCTGCATTTCGACGGCACGCCCATCACCGCCCGCTTCATCACCGAGGCGATCACGCGCCATGTGCATGCGCTGGCCACCACGCCGCGCTGAGACGACACGCCATGACCTATCTCGCCAAACCATCGCTGCACCATCCCTCGCTGCAGAAGAACGCGGTGGGCTACACCCGGCGCGACTACGAGGGCAAGGTCTCGACCCTGTGCGCCGGCTGCGGCCACGACTCGATCTCGGGCGCCATCGTCCAGGCCTGCTGGCAGCTGGACATAGCCCCGCACCGCGTGGCCAAGCTCTCGGGCATAGGCTGCAGCTCCAAGACGCCGGACTATTTTCTCGGCGCCAGCCATGGCTTCAACACGGTGCATGGCCGCATGCCCAGCGTGCTGACCGGCGCCAACCTGGCCAACCGCGAGCTGCTCTACCTGGGCGTGTCGGGCGACGGCGACTCGGCCTCGATCGGTCTCGGCCAGTTCGCCCATGCGATGCGACGCGGCGTGCGCATGGTCTACATCGTCGAGAACAACGGCGTCTACGGCCTGACCAAGGGCCAGTTCAGCGCCACGGCCGACCGCGGCTCGGTGGCCAAGAAGGGCACGGAGAACCACGACACCGCCATCGACCTGGTGGCCCTGGCCCTGCAACTGGGCGCCACCTATGTGGCCCGCAGCTTCTCCGGCGACAAGGCCCAGCTGGTGCCGCTGATCGAGGGCGCCATCCGCCATGGCGGCGCTGCCTTCATCGACGTGATCAGCCCCTGCGTGGCGTTCAACAACCATGCCGGCAGCACCCGCTCCTACGACCATGTGCGCGAGCACAACGAGGCCCTGAACCGCATCGACTTCATCGACCTGGACGCCGAGCAGCAGGCCCGCGGCGACGAGGCCGAGATCTTGGTACCACAGGCCGACGGCACCCAGCTGCGCCTGAAGCGGCTGCTCAGCGACTACGACCCCACCGACAAGCTGGCCGCGATGAACCACCTGCAGGCCTTGCAGTCGCAGGGCGTGATCCCGACCGGCCTGCTCTACGTGGACCCCGAGGCGCGCGACCTGCATGCCGCGCTCAAGACCTCGGCCAAGCCGCTGAACCAGCTGGCCGAGGCCGAGCTCTGCCCCGGCTCGGCCCTGCTGGACAAGCTGAACGCCAGCCTGCGCTGACACGCCCCTGTCACGCCCCGTCCCTATCGTGCCGCCCATTTGCCCGGCCGCCGCCGGCGATGGAGTCGCACGTGATGAAGAAGTTGTCCCGCAATCGCTGGAAGTACTCGCCCCTGAGCCTGGCCCTGGTCGGCCTGCTGGCCGCCTGCAATGGCGGTGACGACGAGCCGGCCAGCCTCAGCGGTAAGCTGATCGATGCCGCGGTCGAAGGCGTGGCCTACACGGCCAGCCCCTCGGGCGTCGCCGGCACGACCGGCGCCGACGGCACGTTCAACTGCAAGCAGGGAGATCTGGTGCGCTTCAAGCTCGGCGATGTCGACCTGGGCACCGGCCTGTGCACGCCGCGCGTGATGCTGTCCGACCTGGCCCTGACCAGCGACCTGAGCAAGCCCCAGCTCGTGAACCGCCTGGTCCTGCTGCAGCTGCTGGACGAGGACGATGACGCCAGCAACGGCATCCGCATCCCCGCCGCCGTGGCCGATGCGTTCAAGGGCAAGAGCCTGGACTTCAGCCTGGCGCCGGCGGCCTTCGAGGCCGCGCTCAAGCCGTTGCTGCCGGCCGCCAGCGATGCCTTCGGCCAGAGCTACGCCAGCCGCAACCTGGGCGAGCTGCGCCGCATCGCCTCGGCCGAGCATTACGAGTCCACACTGGCCGGCGAGCTGGGCCAGGTGAGCACCAGCAAGAGCAGCCAGGCCACGGCCGGTGGCGAGGTCCTGATCACCAAGTACGAGCTGCAGGCCGAAGCCTCGATGTTCGTGCCCTATGAAGGCACGAACACCGCCGCCAAGAAGGACTTCCCCAAGGGCTTCTACCCGGCCGTGGGCTCGGGCCTGGCCTTCAAGGGCAAGACCGCCGAGGGCAAGCTGGAGTTCTGGGGCATCACCGACCGCGGCCCCAATGGCGACAGCCCCAACGCGCCGCGCCCGGACCTGCCGGCCAGCGTCAGCATCACCAAGATGTTCCCGGCGCCCAGCTTCACGCCCTCGATCGGCGTGATCAGCGTGGGCAGCGGCGGCGCCAGGATCGCCAGCCTGATGCCGCTGAAGTCCGACGCCAACACCAGGATCACCGGCCGCCCCGCGCCCTTCGGCGTGGTCGGCAGCAGCCTGGAGATTCCGCTGGACGATGGCCTGCGCTACGACGGCGCCAAGGGCGGCTTTGACGCCAAGGGCCTGGACAGCGAAAGCCTGGTCTACGACGAGGCCAACAAGGTGTTCTGGACCTCGGACGAATATGGCCCCTTCATCGTCAAGATCGATGCCGCCACCGGCGTGATCCTCAAGCGCTACGAGCCCGGCGCCGGTGCCGGCAAGCTGCCGGCCGTGCTGGCCCAGCGCCGCAGCAACCGCGGCATGGAAGGCCTGGCGCAGGACAAGGCCAGCGGCAAGCTGCACGGCTTCCTGCAGAGCCCCATCGATCCGCTGGACGGTGCCGGCAAGTCCATCGAGGTGACCGACAGCTTCGACATGGACAAGGACGGCAAGAGCAACGACAAGGTCAAGGTGCGCGACTTCGCCCAGTTCGCCCGCTGGCTGGAGTTCGATCCCAAGACCGAGACCTCGCGCCTGTTCGCCTATCCGCTGGACTATGCGCTGGCCGGCAAGGGCGAGACCTGGGACCGCAATCGCACCGGCAGCGCCAAGCTGGGCGACCTGGTGAGCCTGGGCAATGGCCGCTTCATCGTGATCGAGCAGGGCGCCGACGCCAATGGCCTGGTGCGCAACTTCCTGATGCTGGTCGAGCTGCCGGCCAATGCCACCGACATCACGGCCCTGGGCATCGAGCTGGAGAAGAACAGCATCGACGGCACGACGGCCGTGGCCACGCCCTGGAAGCAGGTCGTCAAGCTGAAGAAGACCGTGCTGCTGGACCTGAACGCCGCCGGCTGGAAGGCCGAGAAGGCCGAGGGCCTGAGCCTCGTTGATGAACAGACCCTGGCCCTGATCAACGACAACGACTTCGGCCTGCGCACCAGCCTGGTCGATGCCGGCGGCAAGCTGATCGAGGGCGACCCAACGGCCTGCACGGTCGACATCAACGGCGTCATCGTCAACGACGGCGCCTGCACGCCGGGCGCGGTCGGCGTGCGCGTGGCCCGCGGCAACGAGGTGGACCGCAAGACCCGGCTGTGGCTCCTGAAGTTCCCCAAGGCGCTGGCGAGCTACACCCTGCCTTGAGTCACAAGGGGTTTGTCCGGGCCGGCGGGGCGGCAGTGCCCGACCCCCGCGGGCGGAGAATGCGGCCTTCGCCCACGAGGCCCACAAACCCGCCCTCTTCTTCATGCGCAGCAAACTGCTCCTGATTCCCGCCCTGCTGGTCGCCGGCCTGGCCATGGCCGCAGCCGACAAGCCTGTCACCGAAACCCCGCTCGCCGCCCTGCCCTACACGCCCAGCCTGGACGTGAACGCGATGGACCGCACGGTCGAGCCCTGCGAGGACCTCTACCAGTTCGCCTGCGGCCGCTGGAGCCAGAACAACCCCATCCCCGCGGACCAGGCGCGCTGGTCGGTCTACGCCAAGATGGCCAACGAGAACCAGCGCTACCTCTGGGGCATCCTGGACAAGCTGGCCGCTGGCGGCGCCGAGCGCACGGCGAACCAGGCGCGCATGGGCGACTACTTCGCCGCCTGCATGAACGAGGACGCGGTCCGCGCCCAGGGCCTGGCGCCGCTGCAGCCGCTGCTGGAGAGAATCGACGGCCTGGCCGACAAGCGCGAACTGCCGGCCCTGCTCGCCGCCCTGCACCTGGCGAGCAACAACGAGCGCTTCTTCTTCCGCTTCTCTTCCGGCCAGGACTTCGCCGATGCCAGCCGCCAGATCGCCTTCGCCACGGCCGGCGGCCTGAGCCTGCCGGACCGCGACTACTACCTGGCCAAGGACGCCAAGTCGGCCCGGCTGCGCAGCCAGTTCGAGGCCCATGTGGCGCAACTGCTGGAGC
Proteins encoded in this region:
- a CDS encoding 2-oxoacid:ferredoxin oxidoreductase subunit beta translates to MTYLAKPSLHHPSLQKNAVGYTRRDYEGKVSTLCAGCGHDSISGAIVQACWQLDIAPHRVAKLSGIGCSSKTPDYFLGASHGFNTVHGRMPSVLTGANLANRELLYLGVSGDGDSASIGLGQFAHAMRRGVRMVYIVENNGVYGLTKGQFSATADRGSVAKKGTENHDTAIDLVALALQLGATYVARSFSGDKAQLVPLIEGAIRHGGAAFIDVISPCVAFNNHAGSTRSYDHVREHNEALNRIDFIDLDAEQQARGDEAEILVPQADGTQLRLKRLLSDYDPTDKLAAMNHLQALQSQGVIPTGLLYVDPEARDLHAALKTSAKPLNQLAEAELCPGSALLDKLNASLR
- a CDS encoding esterase-like activity of phytase family protein → MKKLSRNRWKYSPLSLALVGLLAACNGGDDEPASLSGKLIDAAVEGVAYTASPSGVAGTTGADGTFNCKQGDLVRFKLGDVDLGTGLCTPRVMLSDLALTSDLSKPQLVNRLVLLQLLDEDDDASNGIRIPAAVADAFKGKSLDFSLAPAAFEAALKPLLPAASDAFGQSYASRNLGELRRIASAEHYESTLAGELGQVSTSKSSQATAGGEVLITKYELQAEASMFVPYEGTNTAAKKDFPKGFYPAVGSGLAFKGKTAEGKLEFWGITDRGPNGDSPNAPRPDLPASVSITKMFPAPSFTPSIGVISVGSGGARIASLMPLKSDANTRITGRPAPFGVVGSSLEIPLDDGLRYDGAKGGFDAKGLDSESLVYDEANKVFWTSDEYGPFIVKIDAATGVILKRYEPGAGAGKLPAVLAQRRSNRGMEGLAQDKASGKLHGFLQSPIDPLDGAGKSIEVTDSFDMDKDGKSNDKVKVRDFAQFARWLEFDPKTETSRLFAYPLDYALAGKGETWDRNRTGSAKLGDLVSLGNGRFIVIEQGADANGLVRNFLMLVELPANATDITALGIELEKNSIDGTTAVATPWKQVVKLKKTVLLDLNAAGWKAEKAEGLSLVDEQTLALINDNDFGLRTSLVDAGGKLIEGDPTACTVDINGVIVNDGACTPGAVGVRVARGNEVDRKTRLWLLKFPKALASYTLP